AGAAATCTTATATGGAAAGGTAGAGGTTATAGATAAAATAGATAGAAATCCAAAGAACGGCATTGTTGTTATACAAATAAACGTTTATAATAAAGAGGATGCCTTGCTATTATCTAGCACTACAGAGGCAATTGTTAAAAAGAAAATAAATGGATAAGAAAGAGTTATTTTTAGTTCCTTATTCCCACTTAGATACACAATGGAGATGGGATTATCCTACAACCATAAAATGGTTGATTCGTAGGACTATGCGCAAGAACTTTAGACTCTTTAAAAAATATCCCCATTATGTTTTCAATTTTACTGGTTCTAGAAGATATTCTTTAATGAAAGAATACTATCCAGAAGATTATAAGAAAGTCCAAGAATATGTAAAGATGGGTAAATGGGTGCCAGGAGGCGCTTGTATAGATGAAACAGACGCATTAACACCAAGTGCAGAATCTTTAATTAGAAACATACTATATGGAAGGGAGTATCAAAAGAAAGAATTTGGAGTGGTTTATAAGGATTATATGCTTCCAGATTGTTTCGGATTCCCAACGAATTTCCCAACATTATTAAAACATTGTGATGTTACAGGTTTTTCTACAGGAAAACTTGAATGGCATTCTGCAAATGGTATTCCATTTAACCAAGGAATATGGGAAGGACCAGATGGTTCTAAATTACTTTGTGCTTTAAATCCTGGCAATTATATGTCCCATATGTTTGTTCCACCAACAAAAATTAAGAAGAGAACACAGAAGGTGGAAGAAGTTGGCGAGAAGACGGGTGTTTATAAATCTTACCAATATTATGGTGTAGGTGATTTTGGTGGATCTCCAAGTCTCATTTCAATTTGGAATGCAGAAAGAGATATTAAAAAGCCAGGTGATATTAAAGTCGTTCAAGGTGCGTCCGAAGATTTTTATAAAAATTTAACAGATGATGAGATATCTAAGTTTGACACTTATACAGGCGATTTGCTTTTGATAGAACATTCAGCAGGAACATTGACAACTAATGGACCTATAAAAAGATTAAATAGAATGAATGAAAGAATGGCATATGCAGCAGAATATGTTGCTTTGCTTGCTGAAAAGGTTGCTGGTGTTCCATATCCTAAAGAAGAAATAGAGAAGACTTGGTATAAAGTTGTTGGCAGCCAAATGCACGATATTATTCCAGGTACATGTCTACCAAGTGCTTATAAGTATTCATATAATGACGAAATTATTGCACTAAAGACTTGGAGAAAAATAATAGATGATTCTATCCAAGCGATATATCCACATCTAGAGGGTGGTGAGATAGTTATCTTTAATCCAGCTGATTATGAAAGACAAACAATTTGCGAATTTGAAATACCAGGTTTTGATTTTTCTAAGAAATATGGTTTGAAAGATAGCGAAGGTAATATATACCCAATTAGTTTAACCAACAAGAACACTATGATATCTGCCCCATATCTCAAACCATTTGAGATTAAGAGATATAGTATTGTAACAGTAGAGAAGAAAAAGACACCATTAACATTTAAACTAGATAATGGAATAACGATGGAAAATGAGTATATCTCTATATCCATTTCAAAAGAAGGGGAGATTTACTCAATTAAAGATAAAGTTAAAGGGAAGGAAATTCTTGAATCTCCATTGGCATATCATCTTCTCGAGGAAAAGCCTGTTAAATATCCAGGTTGGAATATGTATTGGAAAGATAGACAAAAGGAACCAAAGGATGTTCTAACTAAGGGATATGTTCAAATAATAGAAGATAACTCTACAAGAAAGAAGATATCTATTACCACACAATATAATAAATCTACTTTTACAAAGATTGTATCTCTTGGCAAAGATGACAAGATGATTACCTTTGAAGAACAATTGGAATGGAAAGAAAAAGGGAAGTCTTTAAAAGTTGCTTTGCCTCTTGCTATGGATAATCCAACATTCCTAACAAATATGGAAACATGTTTTGTTGAAAAGGGAGTAAATAACGAGAAACAATTTGAAGTACCTTCTAGATATCTTGTTAAAGCAATGAGTGATCAATATGGCGTAGCTTTAATAGAGAATTGTAAATATGGATATGATATTCCAAAAGACAATATGCTAAGAATGACTTTAGTATATACACCATTGGGAAATATAACAGCACTTAACTACGAACAGTATTTCTCTGACTGGGGAGCACATTATATTAGTTATGCGATTTATCCTTTTGAAAAAGATGATGCTGAACAACAAGCACAATTATTTAATAACACTAATAAAATCTATCTAGCAGATAAAATAGTGAAGGATGTAAAAGAGGCTAAATTGTTCGATCTAGATTATTCTAAATTAGGTGTCCTTGCTGTTAAGAAGTCTGAAGATGATTCAGGTATGATTTTACGCTTATATAATAGAACAGATGATACTGTCTCAAGTACTATTAAATTCTATGAAGATATTAAGGAAGCATATCTTGTAAATGGTGTAGAAGATGTTATTGAGAAGATAGATGTAAAGGACAATTTGTTGAACGTATCGATACTTAAAAGTTCGATTTGTACAGTTAAAGTCGTTTTTGCAATTAAAAATGAGTTAAATACAAAGGAAATTATAAATTCGGATAACTATAAAGATGCCATAGATTGTAAGGGCCAAATTATTAATATTGATGAGGGTTACAATAAGCTTAGTTTATATGTTATAGCTAAGAATAAAGACAAGTTTACCGTAAAGATAAATGATAGATATATTACTAACGACGTGTCATCATCCTATGGATTTATGATTTCGTATAATGAAAGAAAATGGTTGCTTCCACAGTTTAGTGCATTCCTACACACACTAGATCATGTATGGTTTAATTTCTATGCTGGTTTAAAAAAGAATTATGTAAACAATGATAAACTTGGAACATACTTTACTCATTATGATACAAAGGATAATTACTATAAGCACTTACATGTATACAGAATAGATGTAGATACAAAAGGTGCAAAATCAATAGAATTACCAAATAATGAAAATATTAAGGTATTATCCATGATAGCATGGAATGGTACTTGTATTGTTAAAGATATAGAAAAGAAAAAAGATATGCTTTATATCTAGTCTTGTTTACTTGGCAAACACTCAATAAGAGTTGCACTAGTATTTGATGTAACCTTGAACTTATTTTGAGCAGAGAATGGGAGGAAGAAATAATCTCCCTTTTTTATTTTCTT
The sequence above is a segment of the Clostridiales bacterium genome. Coding sequences within it:
- a CDS encoding alpha-mannosidase yields the protein MDKKELFLVPYSHLDTQWRWDYPTTIKWLIRRTMRKNFRLFKKYPHYVFNFTGSRRYSLMKEYYPEDYKKVQEYVKMGKWVPGGACIDETDALTPSAESLIRNILYGREYQKKEFGVVYKDYMLPDCFGFPTNFPTLLKHCDVTGFSTGKLEWHSANGIPFNQGIWEGPDGSKLLCALNPGNYMSHMFVPPTKIKKRTQKVEEVGEKTGVYKSYQYYGVGDFGGSPSLISIWNAERDIKKPGDIKVVQGASEDFYKNLTDDEISKFDTYTGDLLLIEHSAGTLTTNGPIKRLNRMNERMAYAAEYVALLAEKVAGVPYPKEEIEKTWYKVVGSQMHDIIPGTCLPSAYKYSYNDEIIALKTWRKIIDDSIQAIYPHLEGGEIVIFNPADYERQTICEFEIPGFDFSKKYGLKDSEGNIYPISLTNKNTMISAPYLKPFEIKRYSIVTVEKKKTPLTFKLDNGITMENEYISISISKEGEIYSIKDKVKGKEILESPLAYHLLEEKPVKYPGWNMYWKDRQKEPKDVLTKGYVQIIEDNSTRKKISITTQYNKSTFTKIVSLGKDDKMITFEEQLEWKEKGKSLKVALPLAMDNPTFLTNMETCFVEKGVNNEKQFEVPSRYLVKAMSDQYGVALIENCKYGYDIPKDNMLRMTLVYTPLGNITALNYEQYFSDWGAHYISYAIYPFEKDDAEQQAQLFNNTNKIYLADKIVKDVKEAKLFDLDYSKLGVLAVKKSEDDSGMILRLYNRTDDTVSSTIKFYEDIKEAYLVNGVEDVIEKIDVKDNLLNVSILKSSICTVKVVFAIKNELNTKEIINSDNYKDAIDCKGQIINIDEGYNKLSLYVIAKNKDKFTVKINDRYITNDVSSSYGFMISYNERKWLLPQFSAFLHTLDHVWFNFYAGLKKNYVNNDKLGTYFTHYDTKDNYYKHLHVYRIDVDTKGAKSIELPNNENIKVLSMIAWNGTCIVKDIEKKKDMLYI